In one Agrobacterium tumefaciens genomic region, the following are encoded:
- a CDS encoding carbohydrate ABC transporter permease — protein MNIFKRLRRVGLPRLIVHASVLVVVLLWLLPTLGILVSSLRDKDQITVSGWWTAFSSSEQTSAVRLADASVQKQDGSRYVISGNVFESGQGGKVAAFGVRVQEPTAFKAGEAADIGDGETLLVNTDGTYEYSKAASFEGSRGKRVYISVATPPVFTLDNYRTVLTSEGIGQSFVNSLTVAVPATVIPILIAAFAAYALSWMSFSGRNLLIAMVVGLIVVPLQMSLIPLLRLYNEIGTIFGVPSKTYAGIWLAHTAFGLPLAIYLLRNYISGLPKEIIESARVDGASDFEIFVKIILPLSFPALASFAIFQFLWTWNDLLVAMVFLGTQKDELVLTGALNALLGSRGGNWEILTASAFVTIVVPLSVFFALQRYLVRGLLAGSVKGG, from the coding sequence ATGAATATTTTCAAACGCCTTCGCCGCGTCGGCCTGCCACGCCTCATCGTCCATGCCAGCGTTCTGGTCGTCGTGCTGCTCTGGCTCCTGCCAACCCTCGGCATTCTGGTCAGCTCGCTGCGCGACAAGGACCAGATCACGGTCTCCGGCTGGTGGACGGCCTTCTCCAGTTCCGAACAGACCTCGGCGGTTCGCCTCGCCGATGCTTCGGTGCAGAAGCAGGATGGCAGCCGCTATGTCATATCAGGCAATGTTTTCGAAAGCGGACAGGGCGGCAAGGTTGCAGCCTTCGGCGTTCGCGTACAGGAACCCACGGCGTTCAAAGCCGGCGAGGCGGCCGATATCGGTGACGGCGAAACATTGCTCGTTAATACGGACGGCACCTATGAATACAGCAAGGCCGCGAGCTTTGAAGGTTCTCGCGGCAAGCGCGTCTATATCTCCGTCGCGACGCCGCCCGTCTTCACACTCGATAATTATCGCACGGTCCTGACCTCGGAAGGCATCGGCCAGTCCTTCGTCAACTCACTCACCGTGGCTGTGCCGGCAACCGTCATCCCTATCCTCATTGCCGCCTTCGCCGCCTATGCGCTGTCATGGATGAGCTTCTCCGGCCGCAATCTGCTGATTGCCATGGTGGTGGGCCTGATCGTCGTGCCGCTGCAAATGTCGCTGATCCCGCTTCTCAGGCTCTATAATGAAATCGGCACCATCTTCGGTGTGCCGTCCAAGACCTATGCCGGCATCTGGCTGGCGCACACCGCCTTCGGTCTGCCGCTCGCCATCTATCTGCTGCGCAACTATATTTCCGGCCTGCCGAAGGAGATCATCGAAAGCGCCCGTGTGGATGGCGCGAGCGATTTTGAAATCTTCGTCAAGATCATCCTGCCGCTCTCTTTCCCGGCGCTCGCCTCCTTCGCCATCTTCCAGTTCCTGTGGACCTGGAACGACCTGCTCGTCGCCATGGTCTTCCTCGGCACGCAGAAGGACGAGCTGGTGCTGACCGGCGCGCTCAATGCGCTGCTCGGTTCGCGCGGCGGCAATTGGGAAATCCTCACCGCCTCGGCCTTCGTCACCATCGTTGTGCCGCTCAGCGTTTTCTTCGCCCTTCAACGTTATCTCGTGCGTGGCCTGCTCGCAGGCTCCGTCAAGGGAGGCTGA
- a CDS encoding rod-binding protein yields the protein MAISIISDLVMDVVRAADPQEVQVAQEKLKANKAAFAATSLADAGKGFGAAVDMLDGASSKAGLGDTNIRSARTEIPETYRKYEASVLQTFVANMLPKDSEEVYGKGNAGEIWKSMMAEQFADTISRNGGVGIAEQAYKDALRKAESKGIPDVSMNEKDHNAAIRMVAEFERQVLGVSNEKTDEA from the coding sequence GTGGCGATATCGATTATAAGCGATCTGGTGATGGATGTGGTTCGCGCTGCGGACCCCCAGGAAGTGCAGGTCGCCCAGGAAAAACTGAAGGCGAACAAGGCGGCCTTTGCCGCAACCAGCCTTGCCGATGCCGGCAAGGGCTTTGGCGCCGCTGTCGATATGCTGGATGGCGCCTCCTCGAAAGCGGGCCTTGGCGATACCAACATCCGCTCGGCCCGCACGGAAATTCCGGAAACATATCGCAAATACGAGGCTTCCGTACTCCAGACCTTTGTTGCCAACATGCTGCCGAAAGACAGCGAAGAGGTCTATGGCAAGGGCAATGCCGGCGAGATCTGGAAAAGCATGATGGCGGAACAGTTTGCCGACACGATCTCCAGAAATGGCGGCGTCGGCATTGCGGAACAGGCTTACAAGGATGCGTTGCGGAAAGCCGAAAGCAAGGGGATTCCCGACGTATCCATGAATGAAAAAGACCACAATGCTGCAATTCGGATGGTGGCGGAGTTCGAGCGGCAGGTCCTCGGCGTTTCCAATGAGAAAACGGACGAGGCTTGA
- a CDS encoding flagellar basal body-associated FliL family protein yields the protein MLKLLLTGVWVCAVTLGAVYFSVQMATAPAPGDEAGAKKANLQLVKGESITIPVINDGGVNGYFLSRISLRVDKEKMAKIELPATQLMTDELFTLLAGSSMVNIANISTFDPEAFKQRIREGLNKKLDDEVVEDVLIEQLDYLSKADIREQNGNGTPRSVKIVEGEKPEAGKEAAAAPSH from the coding sequence ATGTTGAAGCTTCTTCTCACCGGCGTCTGGGTTTGCGCCGTCACGCTCGGCGCGGTGTATTTCTCCGTCCAGATGGCGACAGCACCCGCGCCGGGGGATGAGGCGGGCGCGAAAAAGGCCAATCTGCAATTGGTCAAGGGTGAGAGCATCACCATTCCCGTCATCAATGATGGCGGGGTGAACGGTTATTTCCTCAGCCGTATTTCCCTGCGCGTCGACAAGGAAAAGATGGCAAAGATCGAACTGCCGGCCACGCAATTGATGACCGACGAATTGTTCACGCTGCTGGCGGGTTCATCCATGGTCAACATCGCCAATATTTCCACCTTCGATCCCGAGGCATTCAAGCAGCGCATTCGTGAAGGGCTGAACAAGAAGCTCGACGACGAGGTGGTCGAGGATGTGTTGATCGAGCAGCTCGACTATCTGTCGAAGGCCGACATTCGCGAGCAGAACGGCAATGGCACGCCACGCTCGGTCAAGATCGTCGAAGGCGAGAAGCCCGAGGCGGGCAAAGAAGCGGCCGCCGCCCCGAGCCATTGA
- a CDS encoding teichoic acid biosynthesis protein, with amino-acid sequence MNFAAGSAQSGSQRNIHGLRVCDLDWNGALELVSGRASACDGHTMLSFLTIEKAKLSSRDIAYRQILESYLLLPQGKAMNSAARAENGRSLPVVIDGVAFTMALLTYMAVPKRIGVAGDDAAQVGEVLTKLRAHAPWHDFVMLNRDMSGVKVDVLLAGMVREDQERWLHHTVSRDGARVAIAVGPLFKVLSSEVAGMPEIFRKLHMSWLYSLCAEPWHIALGKG; translated from the coding sequence ATGAATTTCGCGGCAGGTAGTGCGCAGTCGGGATCGCAACGGAATATCCACGGACTGCGCGTTTGTGATCTCGACTGGAATGGGGCGCTCGAGCTGGTCAGCGGCAGGGCTTCGGCCTGCGACGGGCATACCATGCTCTCCTTCCTCACCATCGAGAAGGCAAAGCTTTCTTCCAGGGATATTGCCTATCGGCAGATTCTGGAAAGTTACCTGCTTCTGCCGCAGGGCAAGGCGATGAATAGCGCCGCACGCGCCGAAAATGGCAGATCTCTGCCTGTCGTCATTGATGGCGTCGCCTTCACCATGGCGCTTCTGACCTATATGGCCGTACCGAAACGGATCGGCGTTGCGGGTGATGATGCGGCACAGGTCGGGGAGGTCCTCACCAAGCTGCGCGCACACGCACCCTGGCATGATTTCGTGATGCTGAACCGGGATATGTCCGGTGTGAAGGTGGATGTCCTTCTGGCCGGCATGGTCCGGGAAGATCAGGAAAGGTGGCTGCACCACACTGTCAGCCGTGACGGTGCGCGCGTCGCCATCGCGGTTGGCCCCTTGTTCAAGGTTCTGTCATCCGAAGTGGCCGGCATGCCTGAAATCTTCCGCAAGCTCCATATGAGCTGGCTATACAGCCTTTGTGCCGAGCCCTGGCATATCGCACTCGGCAAGGGCTGA
- the flhA gene encoding flagellar biosynthesis protein FlhA: MAQPPVISLPKVTPSMRDIGFALGIVAILCVLFLPIPVVLVDIGLAFSIALSVLILMVALWIQRPLDFSSFPTVLLIATMIRLSLNIATTRVILSHGNEGPTAAGGVIAGFSSLVMSGDFVIGLIVFLILITVNFIVITKGATRIAEVGARFTLDAIPGKQMSIDADLSAGIIDEKEAQRRRRELEEESSFFGSMDGASKFVRGDAIAGLIITAINVFGGIIIGYFRHGMPIGEAADVFVKLSVGDGIVSQIPALIVSLAAGLLVSRGGTAGSTDQAVVNQLSGYPRALMVSAMLMGLLAIIPGLPFLPFIMLGGIMAFGSWYIPRQAEAESTLRRQEEENKVLQTTEAEKDSVKQVLKTSEIELALGKQVSTRLLGAHQELAFRVGKMRKKFATQYGFVVPEIKVSDDIMIPEKAYQIRVHGTTIASSNLRVGDVLVVTGAGRKPSIPGDEIREPAFGMPAVSILETFTEDLKREGFHPIDNVSVVLTHLSEVIRNNLPQLLSYKDVKILIDRLDPEYKKLADEICSSHMSYSGLQAVLKLLLAERVSIRNLHLILEAVAELAPHVRKTEQIVEHVRVRMSQQLCGDLADNGVLRVLRLGNKWDMVFHQALKRDQKGEIVEFDIDPRHLEEFSEQASKVIREFMDRGLPFVLVTSPETRSYVRMIIERLFATLPVLSHVELAKGLEIKILGAIS; this comes from the coding sequence ATGGCGCAACCACCAGTCATCTCCTTGCCCAAGGTAACCCCGAGCATGCGGGATATCGGTTTCGCCCTGGGCATCGTGGCGATCCTCTGCGTTCTGTTCCTTCCCATTCCGGTCGTTCTGGTGGATATCGGCCTGGCGTTTTCGATCGCGCTTTCGGTCCTCATCCTCATGGTGGCGCTGTGGATCCAGCGCCCGCTGGATTTCTCGTCTTTCCCGACCGTGCTGCTGATCGCCACCATGATCCGCCTGTCGCTGAACATTGCGACGACACGTGTCATCCTTTCGCATGGCAATGAGGGGCCGACGGCGGCGGGCGGCGTGATCGCCGGTTTCTCCAGCCTCGTCATGTCCGGCGACTTCGTCATCGGTCTGATCGTCTTTCTGATCCTGATCACCGTCAACTTCATCGTCATCACCAAGGGCGCGACGCGTATCGCTGAAGTCGGCGCGCGCTTCACCCTGGACGCCATCCCCGGCAAGCAGATGTCGATCGATGCGGATTTGTCCGCGGGCATTATCGATGAAAAGGAAGCGCAGCGCCGCCGCCGCGAACTGGAAGAGGAAAGCTCCTTCTTCGGTTCGATGGACGGTGCCTCGAAATTCGTGCGCGGCGACGCGATTGCCGGCCTGATCATCACTGCGATCAATGTTTTCGGCGGCATCATCATCGGTTACTTCCGCCATGGCATGCCGATCGGCGAAGCGGCCGATGTCTTCGTCAAGCTTTCGGTCGGTGACGGTATCGTTTCGCAGATCCCGGCGCTTATCGTCTCACTGGCGGCCGGCCTTCTGGTGTCGCGCGGCGGCACTGCCGGTTCCACCGACCAGGCGGTCGTCAACCAGCTGAGCGGATATCCGCGGGCGCTGATGGTCTCGGCCATGCTGATGGGCCTGCTGGCGATTATTCCGGGCCTGCCCTTCCTGCCCTTCATCATGCTGGGCGGCATCATGGCTTTCGGCAGCTGGTATATTCCCCGCCAGGCAGAAGCTGAAAGCACGCTGCGCCGCCAGGAGGAAGAGAACAAGGTTCTCCAGACCACCGAAGCCGAAAAGGATTCGGTCAAACAGGTCCTCAAAACCTCCGAAATCGAGCTGGCCCTCGGCAAGCAGGTCTCGACCCGCCTTCTCGGCGCACATCAGGAACTGGCTTTCCGCGTCGGCAAGATGCGCAAGAAGTTCGCGACCCAATATGGCTTTGTGGTGCCGGAAATCAAAGTCTCCGATGACATCATGATACCGGAAAAAGCCTACCAGATCCGCGTCCACGGCACGACGATCGCGTCAAGCAACCTGCGTGTCGGCGATGTCCTTGTCGTAACGGGGGCAGGGCGCAAGCCAAGCATTCCGGGCGACGAAATCCGCGAACCCGCATTCGGCATGCCAGCAGTCTCCATTCTCGAGACCTTTACCGAGGATTTGAAGCGCGAAGGCTTCCACCCGATCGACAATGTTTCGGTGGTACTGACGCATCTGAGCGAAGTCATCCGCAACAATCTTCCGCAATTGCTGTCCTATAAGGACGTCAAGATTCTCATCGACCGGCTCGATCCCGAATACAAGAAGCTGGCCGATGAAATCTGCTCGTCGCATATGTCCTATTCAGGCCTGCAGGCGGTCCTGAAACTGCTGCTTGCCGAACGTGTGTCCATCCGCAACCTGCATCTCATTCTCGAAGCGGTCGCCGAACTTGCCCCGCATGTGCGCAAGACCGAGCAGATCGTCGAACATGTGCGGGTGCGCATGTCGCAGCAGCTCTGCGGCGATCTTGCCGACAATGGCGTGTTGCGTGTGCTTCGCCTCGGCAACAAATGGGATATGGTCTTCCATCAGGCGCTCAAGCGCGACCAGAAGGGTGAAATCGTCGAATTCGACATCGATCCGCGTCATCTCGAGGAGTTCTCAGAGCAGGCATCGAAAGTTATCCGTGAATTCATGGATCGCGGACTGCCCTTTGTCCTTGTCACATCGCCGGAAACACGGTCCTATGTGCGCATGATTATCGAGCGACTCTTCGCGACCCTGCCGGTTCTTTCGCATGTGGAACTTGCCAAGGGGCTGGAGATCAAGATCTTGGGCGCCATTTCATGA
- the fliR gene encoding flagellar type III secretion system protein FliR gives MITDPQGTIIALFLAICRIGACFMTMPGFSSSRISPQIRMLLCVAVSMALLPVLWDGIYPKVSGSSQGTVVGLIFTEIAIGAMYGLIARFYTLGFQFTGALIGSSIGLSAPGGADVIEDVQENQISNFITFGGLLVLFMLDFHHIVLKALVDSYTATPVGALISGQKMLITLTDTLRASFSIMLRLASPFVIYGLMFNVAVGLINKLAPQIPVYFISTPFVLAGGLFMLYLSIAALIRQFVDGFGPVFIGF, from the coding sequence ATGATAACCGACCCGCAAGGGACAATTATCGCATTGTTCCTTGCCATTTGCCGTATCGGCGCCTGTTTCATGACCATGCCGGGCTTTTCCAGTTCGCGCATTTCACCGCAGATTCGCATGTTGCTCTGCGTCGCGGTGTCCATGGCGCTCCTGCCGGTGCTGTGGGACGGAATTTATCCGAAAGTCTCCGGCTCAAGCCAGGGCACCGTCGTCGGCCTTATCTTCACGGAAATCGCCATCGGCGCCATGTATGGGCTGATCGCACGGTTTTACACCCTCGGTTTCCAGTTCACCGGTGCGCTCATCGGCTCCTCCATCGGCCTGAGCGCTCCGGGTGGCGCGGATGTCATCGAAGACGTGCAGGAAAACCAGATATCCAACTTCATCACCTTCGGTGGTCTGCTGGTGCTGTTCATGCTGGATTTCCACCATATCGTTCTGAAGGCGCTGGTCGATTCCTACACCGCGACGCCGGTGGGCGCGCTCATCAGCGGCCAGAAGATGCTGATTACGCTCACCGACACGCTGCGGGCGTCCTTCTCCATCATGCTGCGGCTTGCCAGCCCTTTTGTGATCTACGGGTTGATGTTCAACGTTGCGGTCGGTCTCATCAACAAGTTGGCGCCACAGATACCGGTCTATTTCATCTCGACGCCCTTCGTTCTGGCGGGCGGTCTTTTCATGCTCTATTTGTCGATTGCGGCCCTCATCCGCCAGTTCGTGGATGGTTTCGGCCCGGTCTTCATCGGTTTTTGA
- a CDS encoding sugar ABC transporter permease — protein MAQQLVSAIGVMVAGVFACAAYYWLSDKVLQAIFPVRAGDVLQASRNLNRRAAVRPWLFIGPALILLLVYLVYPVIATLILSFYDRTGSEFVGLANYRWAFFDAGFRQSIFNNILWLAVVPAACTFFGLVIAVMTDRIWWGNIAKSIVFMPMAISFVGASVIWKFIYEYRAEGQVQIGLLNATVEFFGGNPEVWISMPFWNNFFLMIILIWIQTGFAMVILSAALRGIPEETIEAAVIDGANGWQIFWKIMVPQIWGTIAVVWTTITILVLKVFDIVLTMTNGQWNTMVLANLMFDWMFRGGGDSGRSAVIALIIMAAVTPIMVWNIRQANREMEGR, from the coding sequence ATGGCTCAACAACTCGTTTCGGCCATCGGCGTGATGGTGGCGGGGGTCTTTGCCTGCGCTGCTTATTACTGGCTATCCGATAAAGTGCTTCAGGCGATCTTTCCTGTCCGCGCGGGAGACGTGTTGCAGGCATCCCGCAACCTCAATCGCCGCGCGGCGGTCCGGCCCTGGCTGTTCATCGGCCCGGCTTTGATCCTCCTGCTGGTCTATCTGGTCTACCCCGTCATCGCCACGCTGATCCTGTCCTTCTATGACCGGACCGGCAGCGAATTCGTCGGTCTCGCCAATTATCGCTGGGCGTTTTTCGATGCCGGTTTCCGGCAGTCGATCTTCAACAATATTCTCTGGCTCGCCGTCGTGCCGGCCGCCTGCACCTTTTTCGGCCTCGTCATCGCCGTCATGACCGATCGCATCTGGTGGGGCAACATCGCCAAATCCATCGTCTTCATGCCGATGGCGATTTCCTTCGTCGGTGCCTCCGTCATCTGGAAATTCATCTATGAATACCGTGCCGAAGGGCAGGTGCAGATCGGCCTCTTGAACGCCACCGTCGAGTTTTTCGGCGGCAATCCCGAAGTCTGGATTTCCATGCCCTTCTGGAACAATTTCTTCCTAATGATCATCCTCATCTGGATCCAGACCGGTTTCGCCATGGTCATCCTGTCGGCGGCGCTGCGCGGCATCCCTGAAGAAACCATCGAGGCCGCCGTCATCGACGGGGCCAATGGCTGGCAGATCTTCTGGAAGATCATGGTTCCGCAGATCTGGGGCACCATCGCCGTCGTCTGGACGACGATCACCATTCTCGTGCTCAAAGTTTTCGACATCGTGCTGACCATGACCAACGGTCAATGGAACACCATGGTTCTCGCCAATCTCATGTTCGACTGGATGTTCCGCGGCGGCGGCGACAGCGGCCGAAGTGCGGTCATCGCGCTCATCATCATGGCGGCCGTCACCCCCATCATGGTCTGGAACATCCGCCAGGCAAACCGCGAGATGGAGGGCCGCTGA
- a CDS encoding LacI family transcriptional regulator, with translation MNLKQLSQLLGISQTTISRALNGYPEVSAETRRRVMEAAEKTGYRPNAAAQRLATGKVGSIGLVMPIGEHHRSDVHFGEFLSGLGEEASRSGFHLVIMPTEPEKEREALRGLAASGSVDGIYLAYMKKNDPRIAMMQSLSLPFLVHGRSVGVEEDYPYLDVDNEGAFRDATQLLLQLGHTRIGLLNGPEGYDFTYRRCLGVEKALSANGLTLHANNKRHSSMTDEEGYLGMEALLSRPEKPTAILCASTALALGAIRSLNQRGLKPGKDISLIAHDDVLPLLKPDNFSVPLTTTRSSLRAAGVRVGQRLINRIKLNQTEPHQELWKAELVVRASTGPAPKT, from the coding sequence ATGAACCTGAAACAGTTGTCGCAACTGCTGGGCATTTCGCAGACGACCATCAGCAGGGCGCTCAACGGCTATCCCGAGGTCAGCGCCGAAACGCGCCGCCGCGTCATGGAGGCTGCCGAAAAGACGGGATATCGCCCGAATGCGGCAGCGCAACGGCTGGCGACGGGTAAGGTCGGCTCCATCGGGCTTGTCATGCCGATTGGCGAACACCATCGTTCCGACGTGCATTTCGGCGAATTCCTGAGCGGCCTCGGTGAAGAGGCATCGCGCAGCGGCTTTCATCTCGTGATCATGCCGACCGAGCCGGAAAAGGAACGTGAGGCCCTGCGAGGGCTCGCCGCAAGCGGCAGCGTCGATGGCATCTATCTCGCCTATATGAAGAAGAACGACCCGCGCATCGCCATGATGCAATCGCTCTCCCTGCCCTTCCTCGTGCATGGCCGCTCCGTCGGCGTGGAAGAGGATTATCCCTATCTCGACGTGGACAATGAGGGCGCCTTCCGCGATGCGACCCAGCTTCTCCTCCAGCTTGGCCATACGCGGATCGGGCTTCTGAATGGCCCGGAGGGTTATGATTTCACCTATCGGCGCTGTCTCGGGGTGGAAAAGGCGCTTTCGGCAAATGGTCTGACATTGCATGCGAACAACAAGCGACACAGCAGCATGACCGATGAGGAAGGCTATCTCGGCATGGAAGCCTTGCTGTCACGCCCGGAAAAGCCAACCGCCATTCTCTGCGCCAGTACCGCGCTTGCGCTCGGTGCGATCCGCTCGCTCAACCAACGCGGCCTGAAACCGGGTAAGGATATTTCGCTGATCGCCCATGACGACGTGCTGCCGCTGCTGAAGCCCGATAATTTCTCCGTGCCGCTCACCACCACCCGTTCGTCACTCCGGGCGGCGGGGGTGCGCGTGGGCCAGCGCCTGATCAACCGGATCAAGCTGAACCAGACGGAACCGCATCAGGAACTCTGGAAGGCGGAACTGGTGGTGCGCGCCTCGACGGGGCCGGCTCCGAAAACGTAA
- a CDS encoding bifunctional methylenetetrahydrofolate dehydrogenase/methenyltetrahydrofolate cyclohydrolase produces MAVVIDGKAKAASVVEEVRKSAEALEAEKGVKPGLAVVIVGNDPASHAYVNSKSKMAKQCGFNSIQHTLPEETTQAALLKLVGELNADASIHGILVQLPLPKHFNSDEIIQSILPEKDVDGLSVLNAGKLATGDLATGLISCTPAGAMLLVRGIHGDDLSGLNAVVIGRSNLFGKPMGQLLLNANATVTMAHSRTKDLATVCKTADILVAAVGRAAMVKGDWVKSGATVIDVGINRIPAPEKGEGKSKLVGDVAFDEASAVAAAITPVPGGVGPMTIAMLMANTVIAAHRALGLTAPKF; encoded by the coding sequence ATGGCAGTTGTGATTGACGGGAAGGCGAAGGCGGCTTCGGTCGTGGAGGAAGTCCGCAAATCGGCAGAAGCGCTTGAGGCGGAAAAGGGTGTGAAGCCCGGCCTCGCGGTCGTCATCGTCGGCAATGACCCCGCCAGCCACGCCTATGTGAATTCCAAGAGCAAGATGGCCAAGCAATGCGGCTTCAACTCCATCCAGCACACGCTGCCGGAGGAAACCACGCAGGCCGCACTCCTGAAGCTTGTCGGCGAATTGAACGCCGATGCCTCCATCCATGGCATTCTGGTGCAGCTTCCCCTGCCGAAACACTTCAATTCCGATGAGATCATCCAGTCGATCCTGCCGGAGAAGGATGTCGACGGCCTGAGCGTGCTCAATGCCGGCAAGCTGGCAACCGGCGATCTCGCCACCGGCCTCATCTCCTGCACGCCCGCCGGTGCCATGCTTCTGGTGCGCGGCATTCACGGCGATGACCTTTCCGGCCTGAATGCCGTTGTCATCGGCCGCTCGAACCTGTTCGGCAAGCCGATGGGCCAGCTTCTCCTGAATGCCAATGCCACGGTGACGATGGCGCATTCACGCACAAAGGACCTCGCCACCGTCTGCAAGACGGCGGATATTCTGGTGGCGGCGGTCGGCCGCGCGGCGATGGTGAAGGGCGACTGGGTGAAATCCGGCGCGACCGTCATCGATGTCGGCATCAACCGCATCCCCGCACCGGAAAAGGGCGAAGGCAAGTCGAAGCTGGTTGGCGACGTCGCCTTTGACGAGGCAAGCGCCGTTGCTGCCGCCATTACCCCCGTTCCCGGCGGCGTCGGCCCGATGACGATCGCCATGCTGATGGCCAACACCGTCATTGCCGCTCATCGCGCGCTGGGTCTGACCGCGCCGAAGTTCTAA
- a CDS encoding carbohydrate ABC transporter substrate-binding protein, with translation MQKTLLATAAAIALLSGAASAADLKFAPGGDAKFNWKSYEDFKAAHADLKGQTLTIFGPWRGEDEALFQSVLAYFADATGVNVRYSSSENYEQQIVIDTQAGSPPNIAILPQPGLLADLAAKGFLVPLGDKTADWVKENYGAGQSWVDLGSYKGKDGNKAYFAFPFKADVKSLVWYVPENFEEAGYKVPESMEDLFKLTDQIVADGGTPWCIGLGSGGATGWPATDWVEDLMLRTQPLDVYQKWTTNEVKFTDPAVVEAINEFGKFAKNEKYVSGGVAAVASTDFRDSPKGLFDIPPKCYLHHQASFIPSFFPEGTKVGTDADFFYMPTYASKPDLGKPVLGAGTLVTITKEAPAAKAFVEFLQTPIAHEVWMAQSSFLTPYKGVNVETYANEQMKRQGEILTTATSFGFDGSDLMPGKIGAGAFWTGMIDFVGGKSADQVASDIQKAWDGLK, from the coding sequence ATGCAGAAGACTCTTTTGGCGACGGCTGCTGCAATAGCGCTGCTGTCCGGTGCGGCCTCTGCCGCAGACCTGAAATTCGCGCCCGGCGGTGACGCCAAGTTCAACTGGAAAAGCTACGAGGACTTCAAGGCGGCCCATGCCGATCTGAAAGGCCAGACGCTGACGATTTTCGGCCCATGGCGCGGTGAAGACGAGGCCCTGTTCCAGTCGGTGCTCGCCTATTTCGCCGATGCGACCGGCGTAAATGTCCGTTATTCCTCGTCGGAAAATTACGAGCAGCAGATCGTCATCGATACGCAGGCGGGCTCGCCGCCCAATATCGCCATTCTGCCGCAGCCAGGCCTTCTGGCCGATCTGGCCGCCAAGGGCTTCCTCGTGCCGCTCGGCGACAAGACCGCCGACTGGGTCAAGGAAAATTACGGCGCGGGCCAGTCCTGGGTCGATCTCGGCAGCTACAAGGGCAAGGACGGCAACAAGGCCTATTTCGCCTTCCCCTTCAAGGCGGATGTGAAATCTCTCGTCTGGTACGTGCCTGAGAACTTCGAAGAAGCGGGCTACAAGGTGCCCGAGAGCATGGAAGACCTGTTCAAGCTGACGGACCAGATCGTCGCCGATGGCGGCACGCCCTGGTGCATCGGTCTCGGTTCCGGCGGGGCAACCGGCTGGCCGGCAACGGACTGGGTGGAAGACCTGATGCTGCGCACGCAGCCGCTCGACGTCTATCAGAAATGGACGACCAACGAGGTCAAATTCACTGATCCGGCCGTGGTCGAGGCGATCAACGAATTCGGCAAATTCGCCAAGAACGAAAAATATGTCAGCGGCGGCGTCGCGGCCGTGGCCTCCACCGACTTCCGCGACAGCCCCAAGGGCCTCTTCGACATTCCGCCGAAGTGCTACCTGCATCATCAGGCGTCGTTCATTCCGTCCTTCTTCCCGGAAGGCACCAAAGTGGGTACGGATGCGGATTTCTTCTACATGCCGACTTACGCGTCCAAGCCTGATCTCGGCAAGCCGGTTCTCGGCGCCGGCACGCTCGTCACCATCACCAAGGAAGCGCCGGCCGCCAAGGCTTTCGTCGAATTCCTGCAGACCCCGATCGCCCATGAGGTCTGGATGGCGCAGTCCAGCTTCCTCACGCCCTATAAGGGTGTGAATGTCGAAACCTATGCCAATGAGCAGATGAAGCGACAGGGCGAAATCCTGACGACCGCGACAAGCTTCGGCTTCGATGGTTCCGACCTCATGCCCGGCAAGATCGGTGCCGGCGCATTCTGGACCGGCATGATCGATTTCGTCGGCGGCAAGTCCGCCGATCAGGTCGCGAGCGATATCCAGAAGGCCTGGGACGGCCTGAAGTAA